One genomic segment of bacterium includes these proteins:
- a CDS encoding heme lyase CcmF/NrfE family subunit: protein ILFLTHDYRFGYVWKTSNNEMHPLYLISAVWGGMDGSMLLWAVVTSIYGIFCVRSLRFAQQTFRSATYAFFHAGTLFFYSVVCFFTNPFRLLPTEQIPSDGSGLNPLLQNPSMLIHPPCLYLGFTGLLVPAALMCGALMTRSLTADWLASLRRATLIPWAFLTCGIILGGHWAYIELGWGGFWAWDPVENASFLPWLTSTALIHSIMVQERRGILKFWNALLAFLSYGLCVFGTFLTRSGVVQSVHAFAETDVGWVFLSYLAIYTLSIALICFARWEQFAAENPIETFYSREAVFLINNLLLVSICFATCWGVLFPVISEAVVGEKSVVGPPFFNQVNSPLFLCLLFLMGTGPLLAWRRTSLSKLKSLLAFPLLVGSAATVTLFIIDLSRPLAALSFGILLMGMTTILAEFRRGLRVQNEILPNMKRLSLAAIWRLIRQKPRRYCGYLVHAGIYVMALGIIASSVYKIERDVSLVPGEAVEIGRYRIELANLREQSFPNYQALIAEVKVLDRNNSLIQILFPEQRFYPRGEQVTSEVAVHSTLLEDVYLALGGLDNSSSESRAAFKIFLNPLQVWLWIGAGVLFCGIFLLIVLTRLEPVAVVAGGSARVVSPVSGRQHA from the coding sequence CGATTTTATTCCTGACACATGATTATCGCTTTGGCTATGTCTGGAAAACATCGAACAACGAGATGCACCCACTCTATCTAATTTCTGCAGTCTGGGGCGGGATGGATGGATCGATGCTGCTCTGGGCTGTGGTTACTTCGATTTATGGAATTTTCTGTGTCAGATCTTTGAGATTTGCCCAGCAAACTTTCCGCAGCGCAACGTATGCATTCTTTCACGCTGGGACACTTTTTTTCTACTCAGTCGTATGTTTTTTTACCAATCCGTTTCGACTGTTGCCGACTGAACAAATTCCAAGCGACGGGTCAGGATTAAATCCGCTTTTACAAAACCCTTCAATGTTAATTCATCCACCCTGCTTGTACTTAGGGTTCACCGGACTTTTAGTGCCTGCGGCCTTGATGTGCGGCGCCTTGATGACGCGTAGTCTAACTGCTGACTGGCTGGCAAGTTTACGACGAGCGACATTAATTCCCTGGGCATTTCTCACCTGTGGCATAATTCTCGGAGGTCATTGGGCTTATATCGAACTTGGTTGGGGCGGGTTTTGGGCTTGGGATCCGGTTGAGAACGCATCTTTCTTACCTTGGCTGACAAGCACTGCCTTAATTCATTCGATTATGGTGCAAGAGCGCCGCGGAATTCTGAAATTCTGGAACGCGCTGCTTGCGTTTCTTTCCTATGGGCTTTGCGTTTTTGGAACATTTCTCACGCGCTCGGGAGTAGTGCAGAGCGTACACGCCTTTGCCGAAACAGATGTGGGCTGGGTCTTTTTGTCGTATTTAGCGATTTACACGCTAAGCATTGCGCTGATCTGCTTTGCACGCTGGGAACAATTTGCAGCCGAGAACCCAATTGAGACATTTTATTCTCGCGAAGCGGTGTTTCTGATTAACAATCTGCTCTTAGTTTCCATCTGTTTTGCCACATGTTGGGGGGTGTTATTCCCTGTAATTAGTGAGGCGGTGGTTGGCGAGAAAAGTGTTGTCGGACCGCCATTTTTTAATCAAGTTAATAGCCCGCTATTTTTATGTCTGCTCTTCCTGATGGGCACAGGGCCGCTTTTGGCCTGGCGCAGAACGAGTTTATCTAAACTAAAATCATTACTTGCTTTTCCATTATTGGTTGGCAGTGCTGCAACAGTGACACTTTTTATCATTGATTTAAGTCGTCCACTTGCCGCACTAAGTTTTGGGATTTTACTGATGGGCATGACGACAATTCTTGCCGAATTTAGGCGAGGACTGAGAGTGCAAAATGAAATCTTGCCGAACATGAAGCGGCTCTCGCTAGCTGCAATTTGGAGATTAATCCGGCAAAAGCCACGGCGTTACTGTGGCTATCTTGTGCATGCAGGAATTTATGTGATGGCGCTTGGAATTATTGCCTCGAGTGTTTACAAAATCGAGCGTGATGTAAGTTTGGTACCAGGGGAGGCAGTTGAAATTGGACGCTACCGGATTGAACTTGCCAACTTACGTGAGCAAAGCTTTCCCAATTATCAGGCTTTAATTGCTGAAGTTAAAGTGCTCGATCGCAACAATTCATTAATTCAAATTCTTTTCCCTGAGCAGCGTTTTTATCCACGGGGAGAACAGGTTACCTCTGAAGTTGCGGTGCATTCGACCTTGCTTGAAGATGTTTATCTGGCTTTAGGCGGGCTTGATAATTCAAGCTCGGAAAGTCGCGCTGCGTTTAAAATTTTCTTAAATCCGCTGCAAGTTTGGCTTTGGATTGGAGCTGGAGTGCTTTTTTGTGGGATCTTTTTACTGATTGTCTTGACGCGATTGGAGCCTGTTGCGGTTGTGGCAGGTGGCAGTGCGCGAGTAGTAAGTCCAGTGTCGGGGAGGCAGCATGCATAA
- a CDS encoding ABC transporter ATP-binding protein: MEQANFIFEDLSKWFGRKPVFTKLSCKLTAGEILGIRGQNGSGKTTLLRCLAGLNSPTSGKISWPNQVAKQLKRPVLGVLDHDNFFYETLKLIEILKIHATIRGLDDLAVTRVLDDFGLQEIKFDLISTLSQGFRRRAALAVAFLGDPLVLILDEPFSNLDAKSAGKLVDLLRQRKSSTSVTLLSYHQQAEVQDLCDYSLDLSNGLESDISRGASR, from the coding sequence ATGGAACAAGCAAATTTTATATTTGAAGATTTATCCAAGTGGTTCGGGCGCAAACCGGTTTTTACAAAATTGTCCTGTAAGCTTACAGCCGGAGAAATTCTTGGCATTCGGGGACAAAATGGCAGCGGTAAAACTACGCTCTTGCGCTGCCTGGCTGGACTAAATTCGCCGACAAGTGGAAAAATTAGTTGGCCCAACCAAGTAGCAAAACAATTAAAACGACCAGTGCTAGGAGTGCTCGATCACGATAATTTTTTCTACGAAACACTAAAATTAATCGAGATTTTAAAGATTCATGCAACTATTCGCGGACTCGATGACTTGGCTGTTACGCGAGTGTTGGATGATTTTGGGCTTCAAGAAATTAAATTTGATTTGATTTCTACACTTTCGCAGGGTTTTCGTCGTCGCGCTGCACTGGCAGTAGCTTTTTTGGGCGATCCACTAGTGCTGATCCTGGATGAGCCATTTTCAAACCTAGATGCAAAGAGCGCTGGGAAGCTGGTCGATCTTTTAAGACAAAGAAAATCTTCAACTAGCGTGACGCTACTCTCCTATCACCAGCAAGCAGAAGTTCAGGATCTGTGTGATTATAGTCTCGATCTATCGAACGGTTTGGAGAGCGACATCTCGCGAGGTGCTAGCCGGTGA
- the ccsA gene encoding cytochrome c biogenesis protein CcsA — protein MSNILSPEQLISSVWARWVLPSLSVLLICLVQYLIFIVVPDENVMGSAQRIFYFHVGAAFTSYLMIAILFIASVYYLWSADARSDHFARAAAEIALLFASIVLITGMIWGKSSWNTYWRWEPRIVSQLILWLTLAGYVLVRKLLATEEVQAARFAAVLGVLATVLVPVVIFSIRLIEPSAQLHPQVISNQGLRAPSFVWTLLTATLALGTFASWLWLLLVAKLFLQAEITNLSRQRHLEE, from the coding sequence ATGAGTAATATTTTATCGCCAGAGCAGTTGATCTCCAGTGTTTGGGCCCGTTGGGTGCTGCCCAGTTTGAGTGTTTTACTAATCTGCCTCGTGCAATATCTGATTTTTATTGTTGTACCAGATGAAAATGTGATGGGCTCTGCGCAGCGCATTTTTTATTTTCATGTTGGCGCAGCTTTTACCAGCTATTTGATGATTGCCATACTTTTTATTGCCAGCGTTTATTATCTCTGGAGTGCGGACGCTCGATCTGATCACTTTGCTCGTGCTGCGGCAGAGATTGCGCTACTTTTTGCTTCAATCGTGCTGATTACCGGCATGATTTGGGGGAAGTCTTCCTGGAACACGTATTGGCGTTGGGAGCCGCGCATCGTTTCACAGCTAATTTTATGGCTGACACTTGCAGGCTACGTGCTTGTTCGTAAATTATTGGCCACAGAAGAAGTGCAGGCAGCGCGCTTTGCCGCTGTCTTAGGCGTGCTGGCAACGGTGTTGGTGCCTGTTGTGATTTTTTCGATCAGACTGATTGAGCCAAGTGCACAACTCCATCCGCAGGTAATCTCCAACCAAGGACTACGTGCCCCCAGCTTTGTTTGGACCTTACTGACTGCTACGTTGGCACTCGGTACTTTCGCTAGCTGGTTGTGGTTACTCTTAGTAGCTAAACTTTTTTTACAAGCTGAGATCACTAACCTTTCTCGGCAGCGCCATCTTGAAGAATAG
- a CDS encoding CcmD family protein yields MNSNTPQTYWYLFLGYTAFWLLISAFLVVFGNKLRKMNDEIVRLKERNSK; encoded by the coding sequence ATGAATTCTAACACTCCACAGACCTATTGGTACCTTTTTCTAGGCTATACAGCTTTCTGGTTGCTAATCAGCGCGTTTCTTGTTGTATTTGGCAATAAATTGAGAAAAATGAATGATGAAATTGTGCGTTTGAAGGAGCGCAATTCTAAATGA
- the galU gene encoding UTP--glucose-1-phosphate uridylyltransferase GalU produces MSKQVRKAVIPAAGLGTRFLPATKSVPKELLPIVDTPTVQYIVKEASDSGIETVIFITGRGKNAIIDHFDIYPELEAKLQGEGKSELLKALHDTSYLAKFVSVRQGEPRGLGHAVLCAKDVVGEEPFVVLLGDDLVDAVTPCTQQMIDIYNKYQKSVVALMRVGDEDVSKFGICGGHQIAERVYELDTMVEKPSLTDAPSNLAIVGRYVLGPNIFKYLEETDPGKNGEIQLTDAMERMMKTEGFIGYEFSGQRFDAGDKFGFIQAGIHYGLKRRDIAPRLKAYMRELLNSNS; encoded by the coding sequence ATGAGCAAGCAAGTTAGAAAAGCTGTAATCCCAGCAGCTGGATTAGGAACGAGATTTTTACCGGCAACAAAATCTGTGCCCAAAGAGCTACTACCGATCGTTGACACCCCAACGGTGCAGTATATCGTGAAGGAAGCTTCTGATTCAGGAATTGAAACAGTTATTTTTATTACAGGTCGTGGCAAGAACGCGATTATTGATCATTTTGACATCTATCCTGAACTTGAAGCTAAGCTTCAAGGGGAAGGCAAGTCAGAGTTATTGAAAGCTTTGCACGACACTAGCTATTTAGCGAAATTTGTAAGTGTCAGGCAGGGGGAGCCACGCGGGCTTGGTCACGCAGTGCTCTGCGCCAAGGACGTAGTCGGGGAGGAGCCTTTTGTTGTGCTTCTCGGCGATGATTTAGTTGATGCCGTGACACCCTGCACGCAGCAAATGATTGATATTTACAATAAATATCAAAAATCAGTTGTGGCTTTGATGCGTGTTGGTGATGAGGATGTGTCTAAGTTTGGAATTTGTGGCGGGCACCAGATTGCAGAGCGCGTCTATGAATTAGACACGATGGTTGAAAAGCCGAGCTTAACTGATGCGCCTTCTAATTTAGCGATTGTCGGACGTTACGTGCTTGGGCCAAACATTTTTAAATATCTCGAAGAGACCGATCCGGGTAAGAATGGAGAAATTCAATTAACTGATGCGATGGAGCGAATGATGAAGACAGAAGGCTTTATTGGTTACGAATTTAGTGGCCAACGCTTTGATGCGGGGGATAAATTCGGCTTCATCCAAGCTGGCATCCATTACGGCCTGAAGCGTCGTGATATTGCTCCACGCCTTAAGGCCTACATGCGCGAGTTACTGAACAGTAATTCTTAG